The genomic stretch CACGCTATATATACGATGATGCGGGAAGTTTGTAGAATTTTAAACCAATAACTATTTGACAGAGAATTGAAGCAATGCTTTAATTACGTTAGATGACGTATAACGTCACATTTATTTGTTTTTAAAGGAGAGAGAGTATGAAAAAATCATTGCTTTTTGGGATGGCCCTGAGTTTGTTGGTCCCCGCCGCACAAGCCTTAAATGAAGGCGCGACTGTTACCGCCCCGTTTTTGGCGACTCCGCCAACCATCGACGGCGTTGTATCCGCTGGCGAATGGGACGACGCCATGGTCGCACCGGGCGAATGGAGCGATCACGGTTCTGATTTAACGGCAGACCCGCTCGAACCAACCGTCGTTAAAGTGGCTTATAGCGTTGACGGTCTCTACATTTTGTTTGAGTGCACCGACACAGGCGTTGCGGCTGCGGCGGGCGCTTCTGAGTTTCTGGGCAGCGGCCCGACTGCTGTTGATGGGCAAGCTCAGACGTTTACGTTCGGCGGCGAGACAGATTATTTGGCGATCTATGTCGATCCAACCAACTATTCTGATGATGCTGTGAACTCAAATTTCTTTAGTTACAGTATCCAGGCAGAGCCTGGCGTTACAGCCAATGGCGCCGATGCCAGCTATACGTATAGCGAAGCAGGCCAAAATGGCCGTTTTAAACGCAAATTTGACCCACCGTTAGTAGACAATGACGGCGTTATCCATCATTGGGCGAACGGCGTGAGTTGGGAGCTGAATAAATCAGTTATTATTGATGGCCCGACCGCGGATGGCTATGTGATGGAATGGTTCATTGCTTGGACTGATCTTGATGGTTACTATCAAAATTGGGCGTCAGAAGTTCTCGACGGTATTGCAGATGTTGCTTTAGATGAATTGGATCCGTTCAATATTCAAAATGCTCTTGTTCACTCTTTCTTCCTGGACGCCGACGGAAATGCTGTTGGCGGACTGGGCTTCGGTAACGTGACGGGTATGCCAATGCCTGGTACAGAATGGAAAGTGCAATTCTCTCGTTACACGCAAGCGTCCGCTCCTCAGTACACCAACTGGGTTGGCGACACTGGCGGATTCGTTTCCCGTCCATTTGGTTCGCTGGTCTTCGGCGAAGCGTCAGGCTCTGCGGTTCGCGAAGCCTTGATGCACATGTCAAGCAACTAATTGACCTGGACGTATCTATTCTCGTAACTCAAAGCCCGGCGGTTGAATATAATCGTCGGGCTTTACTTTTGGTTTTCTGCATCTACAAACGTGTTCTAGGCTCGTTCATTACAATCGAATATTCAACACGCTTTCACGCTGGAGACGCTCATGCACTTAAACAGTTTGGATTGGGGCATTATTGCCGGTTACTTTATTCTGGCTGGCGCGATTGGCTTGTGGTTTTCACGGCGCGCCGGCAAAGGCGACGACGAGTTTTTTGCGTCCGGGCGCAACCTGCCGTGGTGGCTGGCGGGGCTTTCGATGGTCGCGACCACGTTTGCGACTGATACACCCAACCTGGTGACCAACTTGGTCCGCACCGACGGCGTGAAAGGCAACTGGGTGTGGTGGGCGTTTTTATTGACCGGTATGGTGACAGTGTTTTTATACGCCAAACTGTGGCGGCGTTCGGGCGTGTTGACCGACATTTCGTTTTATGAATTACGCTATTCCGGCAAGCCCGCAGCGTTTCTACGCGGTTTCCGCGCGGTGTATCTCGGCTTGTTGTTTAACGTCATCATCATGGCGAACGTGACGCTGGCGGCGGTGAAGATTTCAAACTTACTGCTTGGTATTGATCCTTATGTGACCGTCATTTGCTGCTGCGTCTTAACGGCGGCGTATTCCAGCGCCGCCGGATTGTGGGGCGTGGTGTTGACCGACATGATCTTGTTTGTGGTCTCGATGGTGGGCGCCATCGGCGCTGCATATTATTCGTTGGGGCATCCCGATGTTGGGGGACTGTCGGGCCTATTGGCGAATGAATCGGTGCAACAGGCGACGAATATTTTCCCTGATTTTACGAATTGGCAGGAGATGTTGCCGCTGTTGATTATTCCCTTCGCGGTGCAGTGGTGGAGCGTTTGGTATCCCGGCGCGGAACCGGGCGGCGGCGGGTATATCGCCCAACGAATGTTGGCCGCCAAAGATGAAAAAAACGCATTCATGTCAACCTTCTTTTTCAATATCGCTCACTATGCGATCCGCCCGTGGCCGTGGATTCTGGTTGCGTTGTGTTCGATCGTGGTGTTCCCCACAATCGAATCAATCCAGCAGGCGTTTCCCTACGCGGACGCGAATTTGGTTGGCGATGACATGGCGTATCCCGCGATGTTGACTTTCATGCCGAACGGGATGTTGGGCATTGTGATTGCGTCATTGGCGGCGGCGTATATGTCGACCATCAGTACGCACTTGAACTGGGGCGCGTCTTATCTCGTCGAAGATTTTTATAAGCGGTTTTTCAAAAATGACGCAACGCCCAAACACTATGTGAATGTGGGGCGCCTCGCGACGGTTGTTTTGATGGTGTTGGCGTGTTTGTTCTCATTCACCCTGAAAGACGCGCTCGAAGGTTTTTCGATTTTATTGCAGATCGGCGCGGGGACAGGTTCGATTTATTTGCTGCGCTGGTTCTGGTGGCGGGTGAACGCTTGGAGCGAGATCACAGGCATGGTGGTATCATTTATCGTAGCGCTGGTGTTTCATTTTGTGATCCCTGACCGGTTTGATCCCTGGCAGGAAATCACCATCGGTACCGCGATCACAACGCTTTCCTGGCTTGCGGTTACGTTTGTGACTCCAATGACGAAGCGGGAGACGTTGCAGGCGTATTACGATAAAATCCGTCCCGTTGGGTTTGGTTGGGGCAAAGTGGTTGAGGTGAAAGACGCGGGCAATCCGGGCGAATTTACTGCTGCGTTGGCTTGCATCTTTTTTGGCTGCATGGCGGTGTATTGCGCGTTGTTCGCCACGGGCAGTTATATATACGGAAACATCGCGGTCAGCGCCGGGCTTGGAATCGCCAG from Candidatus Hinthialibacter antarcticus encodes the following:
- a CDS encoding sodium:solute symporter family protein, which codes for MHLNSLDWGIIAGYFILAGAIGLWFSRRAGKGDDEFFASGRNLPWWLAGLSMVATTFATDTPNLVTNLVRTDGVKGNWVWWAFLLTGMVTVFLYAKLWRRSGVLTDISFYELRYSGKPAAFLRGFRAVYLGLLFNVIIMANVTLAAVKISNLLLGIDPYVTVICCCVLTAAYSSAAGLWGVVLTDMILFVVSMVGAIGAAYYSLGHPDVGGLSGLLANESVQQATNIFPDFTNWQEMLPLLIIPFAVQWWSVWYPGAEPGGGGYIAQRMLAAKDEKNAFMSTFFFNIAHYAIRPWPWILVALCSIVVFPTIESIQQAFPYADANLVGDDMAYPAMLTFMPNGMLGIVIASLAAAYMSTISTHLNWGASYLVEDFYKRFFKNDATPKHYVNVGRLATVVLMVLACLFSFTLKDALEGFSILLQIGAGTGSIYLLRWFWWRVNAWSEITGMVVSFIVALVFHFVIPDRFDPWQEITIGTAITTLSWLAVTFVTPMTKRETLQAYYDKIRPVGFGWGKVVEVKDAGNPGEFTAALACIFFGCMAVYCALFATGSYIYGNIAVSAGLGIASAVSLFVIFKLLPKISFSKD